From the genome of Muricauda sp. SCSIO 64092, one region includes:
- a CDS encoding phosphotransferase family protein, with translation MALENPTRPVREGEELNTSKLKVFLAAKGLISSDKSELLVCQFSNGYSNLTYLLQIEGKEYVLRRPPFHAPKRGHDMGREYNVLKHLNPIFLKAPKVFVFTEDKEIIGAPFYIMEKVEGKILSAKAAHNMQLKPEEFSTISNTWLDTFVAFHNIDYKEVGLQDLGRPTGYVSRQVTNWGKQYLAAATDNVPTAGKVMGWMEANQPKTYDHTLIHNDFKYDNVVFSDDSWTTISAILDWEMCTLGDPLMDLGTSLGYWTTAKDAEFMKQGLPSPTVMEGNPSRSEIVHQYALKSGRSVDNLVFYYVFGLFKIAVIAQQIYYRFKHGHTNDSKFAHLNKAAALCCDTAWLAIQKNKIDNL, from the coding sequence ATGGCATTGGAAAATCCTACAAGACCAGTTCGGGAAGGTGAAGAGCTCAATACGTCAAAACTAAAGGTGTTTTTGGCTGCCAAAGGTTTGATCAGCTCCGATAAAAGCGAACTTCTGGTGTGTCAATTTTCAAATGGATACTCCAATTTGACTTATTTACTTCAGATTGAAGGAAAGGAATATGTATTGCGCAGGCCACCTTTCCATGCACCGAAACGAGGTCATGATATGGGGCGCGAGTATAACGTCTTAAAACATTTGAATCCTATTTTTTTAAAAGCCCCAAAGGTCTTTGTTTTTACCGAGGATAAGGAAATAATAGGAGCCCCCTTTTACATCATGGAAAAGGTGGAAGGCAAGATTTTATCTGCAAAAGCCGCCCACAACATGCAGCTAAAACCGGAAGAGTTTAGCACCATCTCCAACACTTGGTTGGACACTTTTGTGGCCTTTCACAATATTGATTATAAGGAAGTGGGTTTACAGGATTTGGGAAGACCAACAGGATATGTATCCCGGCAAGTGACCAATTGGGGAAAGCAATACCTGGCCGCTGCAACCGACAATGTTCCAACGGCTGGAAAAGTGATGGGATGGATGGAGGCCAATCAGCCCAAAACTTATGACCATACCCTTATCCATAACGATTTCAAATATGACAATGTGGTGTTTTCAGATGACAGTTGGACAACTATTTCGGCCATTCTGGATTGGGAAATGTGTACCCTTGGAGATCCTTTGATGGATTTAGGTACCTCCCTGGGCTATTGGACCACGGCCAAGGATGCTGAATTCATGAAGCAGGGCCTTCCCTCACCTACGGTAATGGAAGGTAACCCCTCACGCAGTGAAATTGTACACCAATATGCGCTCAAAAGCGGACGATCTGTGGATAATTTGGTATTCTATTATGTATTTGGACTGTTCAAAATTGCGGTCATCGCCCAACAAATCTATTATCGTTTCAAACACGGACATACCAACGACTCAAAATTTGCCCATCTCAACAAAGCCGCTGCCTTATGCTGTGATACGGCTTGGTTGGCCATTCAAAAAAACAAAATAGATAACCTGTAG
- a CDS encoding acyl-CoA dehydrogenase family protein, with protein sequence MNFEYTEKSQKLQKKLQQFIEEHIKPVEEEVNTFHSDPGNRWKRWPGTEALKEKAKAAGLWNLFLPKSYGSFSPGLTNLEYAPLAEQMGRVLWSSEVFNCSAPDTGNMEVLAKYGTPEQQEKWLRPLLNGEIRSAFLMTEPDVASSDATNIETAIVASGDNYIINGRKWWSSGAMDPNCKITIVMGKTDFEAPRYQQQSMILVPMDSPGLELVRPLTVFGYTDSPEGHAEIQLTNVSVPKSNILLGEGRGFEIAQGRLGPGRIHHCMRLIGMAQRSLEIMAERTVQRKPFGRTLDTYSSVRQAIALSASEITQTRLLVLSAADKMDKVGNKAAKDLIAMIKIVAPNMALKVIDRAIQVLGGKGVGNDTPLAHFFAAARMLRLADGPDEVHMSQLGKHIIKKYSAS encoded by the coding sequence ATGAATTTTGAATACACTGAAAAGTCGCAAAAGCTTCAAAAAAAACTACAACAGTTTATTGAAGAACATATTAAACCTGTTGAAGAGGAGGTTAATACGTTTCATTCGGATCCTGGAAATAGGTGGAAAAGGTGGCCAGGCACCGAAGCGTTGAAGGAGAAAGCAAAGGCGGCAGGTTTATGGAATCTATTCCTACCAAAGTCCTATGGCAGTTTTAGTCCGGGCTTGACAAATTTGGAATATGCCCCATTGGCAGAACAAATGGGGCGAGTTCTATGGTCCTCGGAAGTTTTTAACTGCAGTGCCCCAGATACGGGAAACATGGAGGTTTTGGCCAAATATGGAACCCCCGAACAACAGGAAAAGTGGCTAAGGCCACTGTTGAATGGGGAAATCCGTTCGGCCTTTTTGATGACGGAACCGGATGTGGCTTCCTCGGATGCCACCAATATTGAAACCGCCATTGTTGCCAGTGGTGATAACTATATCATCAATGGCCGAAAATGGTGGTCGTCGGGTGCTATGGATCCCAACTGCAAAATTACCATCGTTATGGGAAAAACAGATTTTGAAGCACCGCGATATCAGCAGCAAAGCATGATTCTGGTTCCCATGGACAGCCCGGGCCTGGAACTTGTACGTCCATTAACGGTGTTTGGGTATACCGATTCCCCGGAAGGACATGCCGAGATACAACTCACCAATGTTAGCGTACCAAAATCCAACATATTGCTTGGGGAGGGCAGGGGTTTTGAAATTGCGCAGGGCCGGTTGGGGCCGGGACGCATTCATCATTGTATGCGATTAATTGGTATGGCCCAGCGTTCTCTGGAAATCATGGCGGAACGTACCGTACAGCGAAAACCCTTTGGAAGGACTTTGGATACCTATAGTAGCGTTCGACAAGCCATTGCCCTATCGGCTTCTGAGATAACACAGACAAGGTTATTGGTATTGTCGGCAGCGGATAAAATGGACAAGGTGGGGAATAAAGCAGCAAAAGATCTTATAGCCATGATAAAAATTGTTGCTCCCAATATGGCATTGAAAGTAATTGATAGGGCCATTCAGGTCTTGGGAGGTAAAGGAGTTGGAAATGATACCCCACTGGCCCATTTTTTTGCCGCAGCAAGAATGTTACGTTTAGCGGACGGTCCGGATGAGGTACATATGAGTCAATTGGGAAAGCACATTATTAAAAAATATTCCGCATCATAG
- a CDS encoding glucose 1-dehydrogenase, producing MSEIRSKFDLSGKVAIVTGSSKGIGRSIAQGLAENGAKVVVSSRKQEAVDQVAEAFRAKGLNAIGIACHIGDGEQRKSLVEKTVETYGKVDVLVNNAAINPFYGPLEATAEEVFDKIMDVNVKAPWLLSNLVQPHMKVHGGSIINIASVEGIHPGFRLGLYSMTKSALIMLTKNQAKEWGKYGIRSNVVCPGLIKTKFSESLWSNEELVGMYTNTIPLRRVAEPDEMAGLVMLLASDAGSYMTGGVYAADGGYLISG from the coding sequence ATGAGTGAAATAAGATCAAAGTTTGACCTTTCCGGCAAGGTGGCCATTGTAACGGGCTCAAGTAAGGGAATTGGTCGTTCCATTGCCCAGGGTTTGGCAGAAAATGGTGCCAAGGTTGTGGTGAGCAGTAGAAAACAGGAAGCTGTGGATCAAGTGGCAGAAGCGTTTCGCGCAAAAGGTTTGAATGCCATTGGGATTGCGTGTCATATTGGTGATGGGGAACAACGAAAAAGCTTGGTGGAGAAGACTGTGGAAACCTATGGCAAGGTAGATGTATTGGTCAACAATGCCGCTATCAATCCATTTTACGGTCCATTGGAAGCTACTGCGGAAGAAGTTTTTGATAAGATTATGGACGTTAATGTAAAGGCTCCTTGGTTGCTGTCCAATTTGGTTCAGCCCCATATGAAAGTACATGGGGGAAGCATCATCAATATTGCCTCTGTAGAGGGGATACATCCTGGGTTTCGTTTGGGATTGTACAGCATGACGAAATCAGCTTTGATCATGTTGACCAAAAATCAGGCAAAAGAGTGGGGTAAGTATGGAATCCGCTCCAATGTGGTATGCCCAGGACTGATAAAGACAAAGTTTAGTGAAAGCCTTTGGTCCAATGAAGAATTGGTCGGTATGTATACCAATACCATCCCGCTTCGAAGAGTTGCTGAACCCGATGAAATGGCAGGGCTGGTCATGTTATTGGCTTCTGATGCAGGCTCCTATATGACCGGTGGCGTTTATGCTGCAGATGGGGGCTATCTCATTTCAGGTTAA
- a CDS encoding acyl-CoA dehydrogenase: MKKSYVDIETLKFLLFQVHQIKEVLSQEHFAEYDEGSIELFLDSVKDFADKEMFPYFKEMDERPAHFKDGEIIVHPQIGNYMKMAGEMGFIGAPFPYDIGGLQLPSMAINASAFIQETANNHMPGYAGLTLGAAELIVHFGNESLNETFVPNMISGKWGGTMCLTEPQAGSSLSDIVTSAEPNGDCFTIHGQKIFISGGDHQGAENIVHLVLARIKGAPAGTKGISLFVVPKHRPKPDGSLEFNDVTTVADFQKMGQKGYCTTHLFFGDKEDCKGWLVGEPNQGLKYMFMMMNGARIAVGRGAAAIATAAYHAALSYAHERPQGRELERTGKKDVSQEQTLIINHPDVRRMLLVQKVVSEGALSLVFLTSKYHDLSVSLANEKERARYRLLLELLTPVVKTYPSEMGITAVNNGVQVLGGYGFCSDYILQQYLRDIRIFAIYEGTTGIQSQDLLGRKITMENGKALMLLSEEIQQSIKSAMTYESLVPYAKKLGEKLALTQSVLQFLMRFAGQGDYQRFLADATPFMEFFSTIIIGWQWLVIGTHAQHTLVTGASTYSQEFYEGKIHAMKFYFTYELPKTQGLSEILMSPESLTLNSDKKIFA, translated from the coding sequence ATGAAAAAATCGTATGTAGATATAGAAACACTGAAGTTTTTACTGTTTCAAGTGCACCAAATTAAAGAAGTACTTTCCCAAGAACACTTTGCCGAATACGATGAGGGTTCCATTGAACTATTTCTTGATTCGGTTAAGGATTTCGCGGATAAGGAAATGTTTCCCTATTTCAAAGAGATGGATGAGCGACCGGCACATTTTAAGGATGGGGAGATCATTGTACACCCCCAAATTGGAAACTATATGAAAATGGCTGGGGAAATGGGTTTTATTGGGGCCCCTTTTCCGTATGACATAGGGGGACTGCAATTACCTTCAATGGCCATAAATGCCTCAGCATTTATTCAGGAAACGGCAAACAACCATATGCCAGGCTATGCGGGATTGACACTTGGGGCAGCAGAACTCATTGTTCATTTTGGCAATGAATCCCTTAACGAAACTTTTGTCCCCAATATGATTTCGGGTAAATGGGGAGGTACCATGTGCCTGACAGAACCACAAGCGGGGAGTTCATTATCGGATATTGTAACTTCAGCGGAACCGAATGGGGATTGTTTTACCATACACGGACAAAAAATATTCATCTCAGGGGGCGATCATCAGGGCGCTGAAAATATTGTGCATTTGGTATTGGCGAGAATAAAAGGAGCACCTGCTGGCACCAAGGGGATATCCTTATTTGTGGTTCCCAAGCATCGACCAAAGCCTGATGGTTCCTTAGAGTTTAATGACGTGACTACGGTCGCCGACTTTCAAAAAATGGGACAAAAAGGGTATTGTACCACCCATCTCTTTTTTGGTGATAAGGAAGATTGCAAAGGCTGGCTTGTAGGAGAGCCCAACCAAGGGCTAAAATATATGTTCATGATGATGAACGGGGCCCGTATTGCCGTTGGCAGGGGGGCTGCTGCCATAGCCACTGCTGCTTACCACGCCGCCTTGAGCTATGCACACGAGCGACCCCAAGGTCGGGAGTTGGAACGAACAGGTAAGAAGGATGTCTCCCAAGAGCAGACACTTATTATAAACCATCCTGACGTTCGTAGGATGTTATTGGTGCAAAAGGTAGTTTCGGAAGGCGCCTTGAGCTTAGTGTTCCTTACCTCAAAGTATCACGACCTTTCTGTATCCTTAGCCAATGAAAAGGAACGGGCCAGGTACAGACTTCTTTTGGAACTGTTGACACCCGTGGTCAAAACCTACCCATCCGAAATGGGGATTACCGCGGTCAATAATGGCGTTCAGGTTCTTGGGGGGTATGGTTTCTGTTCAGACTACATTTTGCAACAGTACCTACGGGATATTAGGATATTTGCCATTTATGAAGGTACTACGGGAATTCAGTCCCAGGATTTGCTGGGAAGAAAAATTACCATGGAAAACGGAAAGGCCTTGATGTTGTTGTCCGAAGAGATACAACAATCCATTAAATCGGCGATGACCTACGAATCCTTGGTTCCTTATGCCAAAAAACTAGGGGAAAAATTAGCACTTACCCAAAGTGTTTTACAATTCTTGATGCGTTTTGCCGGGCAAGGGGACTATCAACGTTTTTTGGCCGATGCCACCCCATTTATGGAATTCTTCAGCACAATTATCATTGGCTGGCAATGGTTGGTTATTGGAACCCACGCACAACATACTTTGGTTACGGGCGCCTCGACATATTCCCAAGAATTTTATGAGGGGAAAATTCACGCAATGAAGTTTTACTTCACCTATGAACTTCCCAAAACACAGGGGCTTTCGGAAATTTTGATGAGTCCGGAATCCTTGACCCTGAATTCGGACAAAAAGATATTTGCTTAA
- a CDS encoding Crp/Fnr family transcriptional regulator: MSDLKNLKNKVLFYTDVDEQILRRELAKYERIALGKSDFLVRSGQIVDRFYYLEKGCICYYKEEEGEIKVLEFYTEDVFFTDLPSYVNQQPSNCYLKAIESSMVFAVKKEVVEESFNNSHQLERFGRLSMQEAFMKLFSRVERMSIRSNEERYLRLLEKRPDLFRRVPNYLIASYLGMTPVGLSKLRKRLSKA, translated from the coding sequence TTGAGCGACCTTAAAAACCTAAAAAACAAAGTTCTGTTTTACACGGATGTAGATGAGCAAATCCTAAGAAGGGAACTGGCCAAATATGAAAGAATAGCCTTGGGAAAATCCGATTTTTTGGTAAGGTCGGGACAGATTGTTGACCGGTTCTATTATTTGGAAAAGGGATGCATTTGTTACTATAAAGAAGAGGAGGGGGAAATTAAGGTTTTGGAATTTTATACCGAGGATGTTTTTTTTACCGATTTACCCTCCTATGTGAACCAACAACCCTCAAATTGCTACTTAAAGGCGATTGAATCGAGCATGGTTTTCGCTGTGAAAAAGGAGGTGGTGGAAGAATCGTTCAACAATTCACACCAATTGGAAAGATTTGGAAGACTTTCCATGCAAGAAGCGTTCATGAAGTTATTTTCCCGGGTCGAACGCATGAGTATTCGAAGTAACGAGGAACGATACCTACGACTGCTCGAAAAGCGACCTGACCTTTTTCGGCGAGTACCCAATTACCTTATCGCAAGCTACCTGGGTATGACACCTGTGGGTTTATCCAAGCTTCGGAAAAGGTTGTCCAAAGCCTGA